aaataaaatataaattagaggGCAACCCATAATCTTTGATTgaagagttaaattgaaaacaaaaataactttaacaaaaaaaattaaaagaatgaggactaaattgaaaaaaataatacatcataaacttggattaaaggattaaattgaaaaataataaaactttgacaaaagatctaaggaaaaaaaataaaaaccaaaagaataaggactaaattgaaaaaaataatatatgatgaattgcaattaaaggattaaattgaaaatcaataaaacttttataaaagggtcaagaataaaaaaattaaaatcaaaagaatagggaATTGAACtgaaataccaaaaacaaaactttttttttttttagggggggTTAGGGGGAGAAAAGAAGGGGGGAATAAATGTCCACCTATGATAAACAATCTTATCTTCTCCAACATGCACCTCACCAGGAGAAAGAAAATGTGGTGATGCTTTTAATGACACTgtaaaaaggtattttttgcCATTAGAAGGCGCCGCACACGACGTTCAAAAGACGGGGGCGCCTCTCATGCACCAACAAATTTTTAAgtatctatattaattattcaaaatgaAAAGACTAAAATGCCCTTCATCAGTCtggaattaaataataataataaaaaagaaccattatgaaaggaaaaaaaaaaacccttggatgtaggacttgttttttttcttatatttaaggAAAACAAgtgtaattttactattttttaaaaaaaataaataaaatgaaatacccttggtcaacaatttttttttttttatttgggagaacaatttaattattattgtttcaaaaagtaaaaatgaCGTATATACCCTAAACAATTCTTTAATAACCAATgaatcatgagaaaaaaaaaacatctatatgTATAGTGATTTCTCTACGCGTTTTCAAGTTTTGGTAATAATTAGTGATAATAATGGTGACAATGATCATGAATATTGTCACCGAGGGCGATGTCGAGGTTGCTGTGCTTTGAAATGTGTGCCTCCTAAGAGGTATGTTGTTGGGAAGgaaagtttttttggtttaatcataaaattatgattaagatTCAGGATTCGCCACCTAATAGAAAGGTTACTAGAAAACCTAATGGTTTTCGAGAATCTGAGTTAGGGATTGATTCTGCAAATGAAAGACTCATCACCCTTAGTGCACCTTATCTAAGGTAAGTTGcgttgttgtttgattgtttttctaagtCAAGTTCCTATCAGTTGGTTTTCTTTTAAAGTCTAAAGCATATCTCCGTTCATGAGAGAATCTATTCCTTATTGGGTTCAATTCTAATTGTTCTAAAGTGtaaggattttttatattttagtcaaatcctaatagataatcataaactggttatgatgtattttgttttttgctttttaaaacatgagaaagatgcttcttcttcttcttcttcttcttcttcttcttcttttacataTGCTTAAAAAACTTTGTAGGATCTAgctgtatgcatgaaaacaatttttttttttgtttttcttagaaggaaaattaatttaaaagttttgagattttttttgaatttttaaaattttaagaaatgttTCGAAGAAAACCGGATATTTTAATACAGGATctgtattttacaatgtaaatatataactctatattatataaaattggtaGAATAACatgcgagaaaaaaaaaaaaaaaatctaaaaggacttttaaaatttttatgaattttcttttatatataattatatatattaatagaaaTGAGCCtccatcattgaaaaaaaaaaactaaactaaaaaccATCAGGCTTTTACTATAGACATAGATTTAAACACTGAAAATTGAAAGAATGCTTTTATGTCTTCGTTCCTTTTGACAAAATTGATAATTATTGTTTCCAGAGGTATTTTTGTCTTCTTCAAGAGTTCACTAAACATgttgaattaattaaagataaattggTTTCTGCATAATTATGCACAGTATAATGATTTTATTACCTTTAAAAGCAAAGTAGCATCTAAGTAGCATATCATCCCTTGGGAGTATTATtaacatttcaaatttaattgcaCAATGAATTATTGAACTTACCCCtggaaaccaaaaaaagaaagaaagaaaaaagagtgtgCAAGGGCATTTGTGTATTATTCGTCTTCTAGTTTTTGGGTAATTATCAAATTAAGAGAGGGGCTAATGTGTCTtttacaatatattaaaaaataactaaaagtcATAAGGCTTTTATTTTGTACATAGACTCAACACACTGTGAATTGAAATGGTGTTTTGACATCTATATTCTTcttgataaaattgataatgacTGTTTTCAAGAGTATCTTTATCTTTTCCAAGGAGTTTCACCAGGTATCGTTGAATTAATTAGGGGCAAATTgatctatatataatttttttgcgtagtataatattgtttttatccttaaaaGCGAAATGACATATATACCTATCACTTGAGGATATTTTTggcatttcaaatttaattgcaCAATGAATTATTAAACTTACCCCtagaagcaaaaagaaaaagaaaaagaaatgagtgTATAAGAgcatttgcatattttttttttggttttagggtAATTATCGAATTAACAGAGGTTGATATatcttttagaaaatatataatattatttaaaaaagttaataaggAGGCATATTAGGGCTCCAACAAATTTGTGGTGATCATGCAACTAATTTACAAGGCTGTTTAagaatgcttttcaaaaatgttttcgaaaaaaatttgaatttttttttatttttctttgaattaatatttttttgatatttttaaatcattttgatgtactgatcttaaaaataatttttaaaaaataaaaaaatattattgacatgtttttcttagtgaaaaatactttaaaaagcaataacAACACACTCTCAAACACGCACTACGTAGCAAATGGTGCCTTTTAAGGCGGCAATGAAATTCTTAACGATCCCTACCTGACCAAATGACATGTGTTTCTTCTTCACTTCCAGTTCATTgtcaatagtattttttttctttctctctcatcttAGGGAAGCACATTGACCCTAAAAAGAATTCAATGCAACcattcaattagtttttttctcagttttagttcttggtttttttttattaatatttgtgttatttaaaataatttataaaattcaaatttgttttcaatttcactctcattgatttttttatttgttaaatttgatccttgaaaAATTCAATGCAACCCTTGAGTTCGTTTTTTGTCCAGATTTGGTCTatgatctttttattaatattttttttatttaaaataatttataaaattagaatttgtattcaattttatcccccttgatttttttatatgttaaatttgatccttattcttttaattgctatttattttttttaaaaatgattcgtagaatttattttttcaattccatcccccttgggtttttttattaaatttgattctcaattcttttattattatctttttagttttaaaatgttttcagtttgacttttttcttgatcaacattaaatttgttAGAGGTTGAATTTCTTACTTGGGCTTGAGTCTATAACTTAACAGGTTATGAGTTTGAGACATTAATCCAGAATTAGAAAGttgtttgcttggtttttttccttcctttttaaatattatttttttggtatatcattcggtattttttttctgctttgtatggaatttttcaaatgttttgataGTAAGAGGattccttggttttttttttttttttttttttttgtcattgctaGCTAGATCTATCTTTTTTACAATGAATCTTTTTTTagttagattaaattaatttatttcatcttttaatattaaattaatttggtgTTCCCTCAGTATTCTTTATAGTCTTTTTTATatcttgctttttttaaaagaaattaacctAAATGTCATGAATCAAcctaaattgaatataaaaaattatttacggtgtttttgatatttgaagattttaacatgaaacaaatatctttattatttgattccctttatattaatgaatttttctaaaaaaaaaagaaaaacattatacCTTATAGTATATTAACTCGTACCTTCATCTTAATAATTATACACATATCactctattatttttagtttgtttttatataaaaaaatatatttttattataatacaaTTGATAGGGTTTGATCAATAACTTAATATTGTATATTTTAGGTTGATTTCTAATTATATTGCACACAAACGAttaataattctaattatatttttaaattttgatttaaaaattactaaacaTACCACTcgcaattttcatttttttcaatatttacttTAATTCGAAGGATAATATTGCTTAATAAGTGAGTAACCTTgttgaagaaaaatcataaatagttgctctctctttatttagttaaagtgaaaataataacaaaagaaataaaagggaaaaatgCACGAGTCCACGTTATGGGGGCAGGACAGATGGACAGGGGAAGCTGCTCAGCGGGCCACGGGTCCCACCAAATAATCGTCTACCTCCCTCCCTGCTGTAActcaatataattaataaaaataaaaaataaaaataaaaacaatagaagAGATCGTTTTGgcagaaaagagagagagatttgccATCTTCATTCATCAATTATTAACCATTCCGGTTGATTTCTTTCAAGAACAAACTTCCGACCGGCGTGCAGCTCCGTTCTAGCGATCCACAGCGTTTCTATTTTTCGGTGATTCTGATCTCTCCTTTTCAAATTCCTCAAATGTTTTtgtgtatttaattaatttctgaCTGTAAAATAATCATGAAGAGTAATCAATTTGTGGGGTTAAATTTTAACCCTCTTGTTTAGTTTAATGAATATCTGGGTTGGTCAATCTTGCTTTTAGTTTTGGAGAGATTTGGTGGAAAACAAGAGAATATtggtgtttggttgctgagaaaatcgTGGTTTTTGATTTGGATCTTTAAGTCTATTAATAGGGTTGCCTGAATTTGATCTTTTTAGCTATTGCGTGTTTGGGGATTGTTAATACTATTTTGCTTAATGGCCTCTCGTTAACATGACTATATTCATGCCCATCTTGAATCTTGTCACTTTTTCCATTGCTTTTGTACAAGCATCAAAGTGATAATTTCTTTTCAGCTTAATGAAAAAAAGTTGATGCTGCAGATACAAATCGTAGTTTTGATATGATGCTggtttatttggattttttttttggtaattgtgatctgaaatgaacaaaaaatgGGAGGATATTTAAGGTCTTAAAAAGTGGATTAGCTGTTATGGATGGCATATAAAATTGGGGTGTATTTGGTATTCATGTTTGGATTTAATTTCGAGATGTTGCTaaggtttatttttatagagCTTAGCATGCCTCCATAAATTTGTAAACTGGTTTGTGATCTGGTGAGTTATCAGTTTGGTGAAACTGTGTAAGGTAGTACTTACAATCCTTTCTTCCTGCCTTCATTCATTCAGTTATTTTTTCTGTGGAAAAAAGATAAATGGATTATGGGAAAAAATATCATCACTTATTCTCTTCTTGTACTGGTATGTATTTATGTGTTTGTTAAGAATGTGGATTATCAGAAGAAATGAAATATCTGTGAAAGTGATGATCTAAGAAACTTTAGCATTGCTTCATCATTGTCTTGATGTTATATTTCCTATAAAGAGAAACACTTATGTATCAATCAATTCAAGAGAAAATGATTATTAATGTTGTctctttttgcttttggttcaGATTCTCTTAAAGATGTCAGGTTCAGGCCAGCGCTTGAATGTGGTTCCTACTGTTACAGTGCTTGGAGTTGTGAAAGCTCGCCTTGTTGGTGCTACAAGAGGTCATGCTCTTCTCAAGAAGAAGAGTGATGCTTTAACTGTGCAGTTCCGGCAGATTCTCAAGAAGATTGTCTCTACAAAAGAATCAATGGGAGATAAAATGAAAGCCTCCTCGTTTGCTTTAACTGAAGCAAAGTATGTCGCTGGTGAGAACATGAAGCATACTGTCCTTGAGAATGTCCAAACTGCAACTCTTAAAGTCCGATCTCGGCAAGAGAATGTTGCTGGTGTTAAGCTTCCTAAGTTCGACTATTTCCATGAAGGTGAGACTAAGAATGATCTCACTGGATTGGCAAGAGGTGGCCAACAGGTTCAGGCCTGTCGTGCTGCTTATGTGAAAGCTATTGAGGTTCTTGTTGAGCTTGCTTCACTTCAGACATCATTCATGACGCTTGATACGGCTATCAAGACCACAAATCGTAGGGTCAATGCACTGGAGAATGTTGTGAAGCCAAGATTGGAGAATACTATAACCTACATCAAGGGGGAGTTGGATGAGCTTGAAAGAGAAGATTTCTTCAGATTGAAGAAGATACAGGGTTTCAAGAAGAGGGAAATTGAGAGACAGCTCGCTGCTGCCAGGCAGTTTGCCGAGGGACAGGTTGCTGAGAAAGTTTCCTTGCAGAAAGGGATTTCATTAAATTCAGCTCAAAACATGCTGTCTGCTTCAGAGAAGGATGAGGATATAATTTTCTGATGCTGACGTTAGTTTATATGTTTTTCCATAGGATGTGTGGCTTTGGTTGCTGTTGCTTTGTCTAAGGAGGATTCCTATTACTATTTAGATGGAGAATCTCATTTCGGAATAAGAGTCTCATGTATGTTTCTATTTATTGTGTATTAAATTTCTGACCATCTGTGAAACTCtgcaaaaatatttgtttgttaGTCTTTGGTTGGTAACTTCGGCATATTTATTGGATCACTTCTTATTTTCACATAAATGCAAACAACAGGCATTGGAACCTTTGAGAACTTAGATCTTCATTGATCTTTCTTTTGCTGGTGATGTGAGATGGTTTTGCTCACAGATGTTCCTTCTTCCTTGAATCCTGGATTCGTTTTACGAATACTCCTAAATCATCCACCTGCCTGATACTTGAGCAAAGGATCTTGCTGAAAAGGATTTGCAAGTTTTTGTTGTATCTTGTAAGTCTGTCAATTTATGACTTGACAATTATTCATCTACTGAAAGGTGTTTTATGCATGCCTGTTACTAGTGGAGAGGAAGTAGGCATATCTGCTTACTCTCTTCACTCAATTCTTTGGTcctggttttaattttaatgttgttATTCGCAAAAACTTTCTTGACAGTGGATTGTCAAATCTTTAAGCGTGCATTTCTGCTGTCAAAA
This genomic interval from Populus alba chromosome 1, ASM523922v2, whole genome shotgun sequence contains the following:
- the LOC118063406 gene encoding V-type proton ATPase subunit D, with protein sequence MSGSGQRLNVVPTVTVLGVVKARLVGATRGHALLKKKSDALTVQFRQILKKIVSTKESMGDKMKASSFALTEAKYVAGENMKHTVLENVQTATLKVRSRQENVAGVKLPKFDYFHEGETKNDLTGLARGGQQVQACRAAYVKAIEVLVELASLQTSFMTLDTAIKTTNRRVNALENVVKPRLENTITYIKGELDELEREDFFRLKKIQGFKKREIERQLAAARQFAEGQVAEKVSLQKGISLNSAQNMLSASEKDEDIIF